The sequence CACGGATGGCCGAGACTCCCGACCGGCCGCCGGTCTTGGGCGGTGACGGCGCTCGGGCTCCACCATTCACGACTGCATGCAGAATGCATGCTAAAATGGTGGCATGGGAACCATGCAGATCCGCGATGTCCCCGACGCGACCGAGCGGACGCTGAAGGCGCGGGCCGAGCGTGACGGTAAATCGCTGACCGCCTACGTACGTGATCTCCTGAACGAGGAGGCGGCCACCCCGACCTTGGACGAGGTGATGGCCAAGATCGCCGCCGATGAGCCGGTGCCGTACGACCCTGACTTCGTCCGCGAGATGATGCGTGAGGGTCACCGGTGAGCCTGGTCGTGGACGCCTCGATCGTCTTTCGCCTGCTGGCCAACGTGAAAGGCGATGATCTTCTCCGTCAACGGTTGGCCCGCAAGGTCCACGCCCCGGCGTTGATCGATGTGGAGATCGCTTCGGTGGTGCGCGGGCACGTGGTCACCGGTAAGCCGGAGGTGCGCATCTCCGAGGCGCGGGCTCAGATCATGCTGGAGCGCTATGCCCAGCTCAAGATCGTCCGGCATCCGATGCTGCCTCTGCAGCCGCGGGTGCTGGAGTTGCGGAACAATCTCACCGCCTATGACGGCATGTATGTGGCCCTTGCCGAACTGCTGGGGGTGCCGATGCTCACCGACGATGCCAAGTTCGCCGGTTCGACCGGGCACCGGACGGAGATCCACCGCTACCCTCCGCCGCTGGTGTAGACCGTCCCGCAATACGTTGTGGGCAGCGGTGTTCGCGTCCTGGTCGCCTGACAGCGCGCAGGCGAGACCAAGCCGGAAGATCGACGGACTGTCGGTGAAGACGAACATACTGGCTGCATGATCGACGAGACGCGGCACCGCTACGCCGATTTCTTGCAGCGCAACCCCTATGTGGCACAGGCCACCTGCTGGATCGTCGTGCAGCCGGTCACCGCCCCCTTGTCTGTCGAGACCATCGCCGAACGGCTCGGCGGACGGGCCGAGGACCTGGAGTACGAGCCGGACGACGACGTCGATGAAGCCGACTACGAAGGGGCGTTCTACATCAGCCAGGATGGCGCGTCCTTCGTCGTCTTCGAAGACAACGGCTACCAGGGCACGCGTCCGGAGGTGTTGCGGCAGCTGAGTGACAGCGCCCGTGTGGTGAGCCTGTTCTGGAACGTCAACGCCAACACCATGCTGCATTACGCCGTCTACGGCACCGTCGTCACCGCACTGGATCCGATGTTCCCCGGCAGGCGCTGGGGTAAGGACCCGCACGCGCTCGATGCCGAGCTGGCGGTTCTGGACGAGGATCACGGGCCTGGCGGTTGGCGGGCGGGCGCGATGGCGGTCGTCGAGGCCGTCACCGGAGTGCGGCTCGACCTGCCCGATGCGGGCGCGCCGCGGCTGCTGCTGGAGGAGACCCTCCCGGAGGATCCGCACCCGCCGAGCACGCTGGGCCAGGTGGATCCCGACCTGGACGTACGGCTACGGCTGGCCCCCGAGCCGGTACAGGCCAAGGTGGTGCGTCATGTGGTCGCCGTATGCGTCGAGGCGACCGGCCTGGCCGACGAATCCCTGGTCCGGGACGCGCTCGACCGCCTTGTGACCGGGCACTCCGCCGAGCAGGCCGCGGCCGACCTGAGGCCGCTTCTGGCCCGGCTCATGGACGATCGGCGCGATGCCGAAGGAGAGGTTCTTCCGAACGACCACCCCGTTTCGTGCCGGCACTGGGCGGCCCGGGCACTGGAGACCGCCCTGCGGGGCCACCGCTGGTCTGATCGTCTGGACGCGCTCGTCAACGCGCCGACGATCCTCGGGGAGACCTGGCCGCCGCTGCGCAGCCGGCTGAAGGCCATGATCGCGGAGGCGGGCGGCTGATCGCCCGGAAGCCGGGATGCCGCCGGCCCCGGGGGAGGACGATGCTCGGATGCGGTGCCGCTGCGGGCG comes from Streptosporangium roseum DSM 43021 and encodes:
- a CDS encoding FitA-like ribbon-helix-helix domain-containing protein, producing MGTMQIRDVPDATERTLKARAERDGKSLTAYVRDLLNEEAATPTLDEVMAKIAADEPVPYDPDFVREMMREGHR
- a CDS encoding type II toxin-antitoxin system VapC family toxin; this translates as MSLVVDASIVFRLLANVKGDDLLRQRLARKVHAPALIDVEIASVVRGHVVTGKPEVRISEARAQIMLERYAQLKIVRHPMLPLQPRVLELRNNLTAYDGMYVALAELLGVPMLTDDAKFAGSTGHRTEIHRYPPPLV
- a CDS encoding DUF6461 domain-containing protein; protein product: MIDETRHRYADFLQRNPYVAQATCWIVVQPVTAPLSVETIAERLGGRAEDLEYEPDDDVDEADYEGAFYISQDGASFVVFEDNGYQGTRPEVLRQLSDSARVVSLFWNVNANTMLHYAVYGTVVTALDPMFPGRRWGKDPHALDAELAVLDEDHGPGGWRAGAMAVVEAVTGVRLDLPDAGAPRLLLEETLPEDPHPPSTLGQVDPDLDVRLRLAPEPVQAKVVRHVVAVCVEATGLADESLVRDALDRLVTGHSAEQAAADLRPLLARLMDDRRDAEGEVLPNDHPVSCRHWAARALETALRGHRWSDRLDALVNAPTILGETWPPLRSRLKAMIAEAGG